The Streptomyces sp. ICC1 DNA window ACTAAATGTCAGCGACGCCACAACGGCACCGCCGAGCCCGCCGGTTGACCCTCACCGCCCTCGCCGTCACGACGGCCGCCGGTGCGATGGTCGCCGCCGCCCTTCCGGCCGGAGCCGCGAGTGGTGGCGGTCACGGCCACGACCACGGCCGTACCGTCGATGTGCAGATGCTGTCGTTCAACGACCTCCACGGCACGCTGGAGCCCCCGCAGGGCTCCTCGGGCACCGTGACCGAGCGTCAGGCCGACGGCACCACCAAGGCCATACCCGCGGGCGGTGTCGAGTACCTCGCGACCGGCCTGCGCGAGGCCCGCAAGGGCCACCCGTACTCCGTCACCGCGGCGGCCGGCGACATGATCGGCGCCAGCCCGATGGTGTCCGGCCTCTTCCACGACGAGCCGACCATCGAGGCGCTCAACGGCCTCGACCTGGACGTCTCCAGCGTCGGCAACCACGAGTTCGACGAGGGCAAGACCGAGCTGCGCCGCATGCAGTACGGCGGCTGCCACCCGGTCGAGGGCTGCTTCGAATACGGCAAGACCTTCGAGGGCGCGGACTTCAAGTACCTCGCGGCGAACGTCGTCGACCAGAAGACGAAGCGTCCGATGATGAACCCCACCTTCATCTGGAAGAAGGGGGACGTGAAGATCGGCTTCATCGGCGTCACCCTGGAGGGCACTCCGGACGTGGTGACCGCCGACGGGGTCAAGGGCCTCACGTTCGGCGACGAGGTCGAGACGATCAACAAGTACGCCAACGAGCTGAACAGGCAGGGCGTGAAGTCGATCGTGGCGCTGGTCCACGAGGGCGGCCTGCCCGCGAGCGGCGCGTACAACTACGACTGCGACGTCCCGGGCGCCGGCGCCGGCATCTCCGGTGCCATCGTCGACATCGCGAAGAACGTCTCGCCGAAGGTCGACGCCCTGGTCACCGGCCACACGCACCAGGCGTACGCGTGCAACATCCCCGACCCGGCGGGCAACCCGCGCACGGTCACCTCGGCCGCCTCCTACGGCCGGCTGTTCACGGACACCACCCTCACGTACGACCGCAAGACCAAGGACATCGTCCGGACGCCGGTCGCCCCGCCGAAGCCGGTGCAGAAGGTCGTCACCCGTGACGTGCCCAAGGCCCCGGACCTGACCGAGCTCATCCAGCGCTGGAACGCGCTGGCCGCGCCGATCGCGAACCGCCCGATGGGCTGGATCGCCGGCGACATCGCGGGCCGCGGCTCGGCGGAGTTCGAGAAGCCGCTCGGTGACGTGATCGCGGACGCGCAGTTGGAGGCCCTGGCCCCGGCGGCGAAGGGCGGCGCGCAGCTGGCCGTCATGAACCCGGGCGGCATCCGCGCCGACCTCGCCTACAAGGCGGCGGGCGCCGAGGGCGACGGTGTCGTGACCTACGGCGAGTCGTACACGGTCCAGCCGTTCACCAACATGATGAACGTGGTCGACCTGACCGGCGCGCAGCTGGTCACCATGCTCCAGCAGCAGGTCAGCGGCACGGTCAACGGCCCGAACCCGAAGATCCTGCAGGTCTCCAAGGGCTTCACCTACACCCTGGACACCACGAAGGCGGGCGCCGACCGCATCGTCGTGGACTCGGTGAAGCTGAACGGCGTGGCGCTCGACCCCGCCAAGACCTACCGGGTCGCGATGAACGAGTTCCTCGCGGGCGGCGGTGACGGCTTCACCGTCCTGAAGGAGCACAAGAACAAGCTGGTGGGCGCGTCCGACCTGGACGTCTTCAACGCCTACCTGGCCGCGCACTCCACGGCCACGGCGCCGCTGGCCGTGCCGGCGGCGGACCGGATCACGGTCGTCAAGTAGTCCGTACGCGCTTACGCGTGAGGGGGGTGGGCCACGGCGGCCCACCCCCCTTCGGCATGTCTCAGAGCGCGCGCACGAACGCCGTGAAGGCGGCCGGGCCGACGGTGAAGGCGGGCCCGCCGGGGTTCTTGGAGTCCCGGACGGCGATCCGGCAGGGCTGGGCGGCGATCTCTACGCAGTCGCCGCCATTGCTGCCGCTGTACGAAGCCTTGCGCCAGGCGGCGGTGCCGAGGGGGGCGCACTCGACGCATTCGCCGCCGTTGCTGCCGCTGTACGAGGACTTACGCCACCGCGCGCCCGTCAGGTTCTGGATGGTGTCCATAGCGTTCCTCCATTACGCGGGCGATCAGCGCGGCCGATTTCCCAGGGGAGAGGGCCTCGGCCTGGAGGCGAGCGTATCCGACGGAACGCTCCCTGATTACTTGAGGATTGGCGGTCATATGCCCGGAGTCGTAGCTCTCGCTGTAGTGAAGGTCCGGGTCGTTCTCGAACCGCAGGACGGTGAATGAACCCATCATTCCCGCGTGCTGACCAGCGGCGAAAGGCAGCACCTGGATGTTCACCCACTGCCGGTCGCGGAGGTCCAACAGGTGCGCGAGCTGGTTCCGCATGACCGCATGGCCACCGATTTCACGGTGCAGGGCGGCCTCGTCCAGCACCACCCACAGCACCGGAGGAGTCCCGCGAGACAGGATGCGCTGCCGGTCGATTCGAGCAGCCACCGGCGCATCGACTGTGTCTGGTTGTTCGACGCCGATGACCGCCCGCGCGTACGCCTCCGTCTGGAGAAGCCCGTACACCAACTGACACTGGTACGTGGAGATGTACTCTGCCTTCGCCTCCATCTCGGCGTACGGCTGGAACCACGTCGGCAGCTGACTGCGCAGGACCAGTCCCACCAGGCGGGAGAACAACCCGCCCGTGTTCAGTGCCGCGTCGAGGCGTTCCGAGAAGTCCCGGGTCGGGACCTTCCGCGCCGTCTCGATCTGGCCGATGAGCGAGCCCGCGCAGAAGATGATGTCCCCCAGCTGCCCCTGTTTCAGCCCGGCGGCCTCCCGCAGGCGGCGCAGTTCCGAGCCGTAGTAGTCCAGCGGGGAGGCGCTGGGATCGAGACTGCGGATGTTGACCATGGAGCGGTCACCCCCAAGTGCACACCGTGCGGCGTTCGTTTCGGTTGTCACCGAGGGTAGTGAGATGACCGCGGCCCGGTGGCGGGAATCCGCAACTCGGTCAGAGGCCCGCGAGGAAGCCGCGGACGGCCGCGGCGAAGCCCTCCGGGTCCTGGAAGGGCACGAAGTGCTCGGTGTCGAGGCCGACGTACGAGGTTCCCGGACGCCGGGAGACCATCGCCTCGGCCTGCTCCGCCGGGAGCACGTCGCTGCGCAGGCCGTGGATCAGTAGCGCCGGGCAGTCGCTCGCCAGCCAGACGTCCCAGCGGTCGCCGTCGCCCTCGGCCACCGTGGCCAGGGTGGCCTGCGGGTGGAACGGCAGCCGCCAGCCGGTGCCTCCCCCGGACTCCGTCCGGGGGGACCCCCCTGGCAGCGGGCGCAGGAACGGCCCGGCCCCCTCGCCGAACGGGCCGAGGGCGGTGATGAGCTCCTCGCGGGTCGGCGCGGTGTACGGCAGGCCGTGCAGGAAGTCCCAGAAGGACGGGCCGTCCTCGCGCGGGCTCCGCACCGGGGCGTCGACGTTGACCAGGGCGGAGACCAGATCGGGCCGGGCGGCGGCGAGGTGGTAGGCGTTGACCCCGCCGAGGGAGAAGCCGAGGACGGGCACCGGGCCGCCGGGGTCCAGGTGTTCGAGCAGGGCCGCGGCGTCGGTGACGTAGCCCGCGCGGCTGTACTCGGAAGCCAGGTCGGAGTCTCCGTGGCCGCGCTGGTCGGGGGCGATGACCCGCCAGTCGTCGCCGAGGGCGGCGGCCAGCGCGGTGAAGTGGGCGCCCTCGGACAGGCCGCCGTGGAGGGCGAGCAGGGGGCGGCCGGCTCCGCCGAAGTCCAGGTAGGACAGGGTGCGGTCGTCGATCTTCAGCTCGTGGCGCATGGCGTCGCTCTCCCCGGTGTGCTGGTCGTTGTGCTGGTCGGTGTGTCGATCATCAGCCTGCCAGGATTTGGGCAAGCGCGCAATACGGTTGTGTAGGGCACTTGCCCAAAAAGAGGGGTCGGACAGAGGCGCGGATACGATCCCGGCATGGGAAATCGCGAGGACCTGCTGGCCGGAGCCCGGCGCTGCCTGGAGGAGACGGGGTACCTCCGCACGACCGTGCGCGACATCGCCACGGCGTCGAAGGTGAGCATGGCCGCGATCGGCTACCACTTCGGGTCCCGCGAGGTGCTGCTCAACCAGGCGCTGTTCGCGGCCATGGACGAGTGGGCCGCCGGCTCCGGCAGGCTCGCGGGGCAGGGCGACACCGCCCGGGAGCGCTACGCCGACACCTGGGACCGCAAGATCCGGGACTTCCGCGAGACGGGCTGGCTGTGGACCGCCTCCGTCGAGGCCTTCGTCCACGCGCAGTCCTCGCCCGAGCTGCTCGCGATCATCGCCGAGGGGCAGCGCCACAACCGCCGCATGGTGGCCGCGCAGCTGCGCGGGGTGCCGCAGGACGAGGTCGCGGAGGAGGACGTACGGGCCCTCGGGTCGGTGCACATCGCGCTGCTGACCGGGGTCATGGTGCAGGTCCTGACCGACCCGGAGCATGCGCCGAACGGGCACGAGATCGCCCAAGGGCTGCGCGCGATGGCGGAGTTGCTCGAAAGCTGAAATCTACCCGTGGGTAGTAATGCGTGGCTCCGCGCGCCATAATCCCGCCACCACTGGGTCGGCAAAGGGGCGGGCATGGGCATGGGCGTGGGTACGGGCGTGGACGCGGGTACGGGCGTGGACGCGGACACGGGCACGGAAGCGCGGCCGGGTCGGGGCGCGGGGCTCGGGCGGCGCGGGTTCCTCGCCGGGGCCGCGGCCGTCGGGGCCGGCGTGGCGCTGGGGGCGGGGGCCGCTCCGGCGTCCGCGTCCACGCGGGCGCTGTCGACCCGGGACTGGATGTCCGGACTCGGCGACTCCACCGCGCTCCAGCGGATGACCATCCCCGGCACCCACGACTCCGGCGCCACCCGGGGCGGGCTCTATGTCGCCTGCCAGAACACCTCCGTCGCCGAGCAGCTCGACTCCGGGATCCGCTTCCTCGACGTCCGCTGCCGGGTGACCGGTGGATCCTTCGCCATCCACCACGGCGCGTACTACCAGAACCTGATGTTCGGCGACGTTCTCGCCGCCTGCTGGAACTTCCTCGCCGCGCACCCCTCCGAGACCGTCCTGATGCGCCTCAAGCAGGAGTACTCGGAAGACAGCAACGCCACCTTCCGGGCCGTATTCGACGACTACCTCGACAACCGGGGCTGGCGGCCGCTGTTCAAGATCGCCGACGCGCTGCCCACCCTCGGACAGGCCCGCGGGAAGGTCCTGCTGCTCCCCGACAACGGCGGCCTGCCCGGCGGCCTGCGCTACGGCGACGGCAACGTCTTCGACATCCAGGACGACTACATGGCGGAGCCCTTCGCCAAACGGGGCAAGATCGAGAACCACTTCCGCAGGTCCGTGTCGCAGCCCGGGAAGTTCTTCATGAACTACACCAGCACGGCCGCGGCCCTGCCGCCTCGCTGGAACTCCGACCGGCTGAACCCGCAGGTGCACTCCTTCGTCGACGGCTCGGAGCTGGCCGGCCGCACCGGGCTCGGGATCGTCCCGATGGACTTCCCCAACACCCGGTCCGGCCTGGTCGCCTCACTGATCCGGCACAACTGACGGCTGCGGCCGGGTCCGCGGCTCGGTCTGCGGGGGCGGCGGGGTCGGGGCTCCCGGGACGCGGAGCACCGCCTCCGTGCCCGGGCCGCCGCGGGCCGGCGCCCGCAGCTCGGCCGTGCCGCCCGCGCGCAGCACCGTACGGGCCACGATGGACAGGCCGAGGCCGCTGCCGGGCAGCGCGCGGGCCGAGGGGGAGCGCCAGAACCGCTCGAAGACGTGCGGGAGGTCCTCGGCCGGGATGCCCGGCCCGTGGTCGCGCACGATCAGCTCGCCCGACCGCAGCGAGACGACGACCGTGCCGCCCGGCGGGCTGAACTTCACCGCGTTGTCCAGGACGTTGACGACGGCGCGCTCCAGGGCGGCCGCCTCGCCGCGCACGTACCAGGGCGCCAGGTCGGAGACGAACTTCAGCTCGGGACCGCGCAGCCGGGCCCGCGACAGCGCCGCGCCCGCGATGTCGTGCAGGGCCACCACGCCCAGCGGGCCGGGCGCGGCCGCGTCCGGCCGCGACAGCTCCTGCAGGTCGCCGATCAGCGAGGCCAGTTCCGTCATCTGCGCCTTGACCGAGGCCAGCAGCTCCCTGCGGTCCTCGGGCGGGATGGCCCGGCCGGTCTGCTCGCTGCGCGCGAGCAGCTCGATGTTGGTGCGCAGCGAGGTGAGCGGGGTGCGCAGCTCGTGCCCGGCGTCCGCGATCAGCTGGGCCTGGCGCTCCTGGGAGGAGGCGAGGGCGGCGGTCATCGAGTTGAAGGAGCGCGACAGCCGGGCGATCTCGTCGTCGCCCTCGTCGGGGATGCGGACCGTCAGGTCCTCGGTGCGGGCGATGTGCTCGACGGCGCCGGTCAGTTCGTCGACCGGGCGCAGCCCCGTACGGGCCACCCACAGGCCGGCGGCGCCGGCGCCGACGACTCCGATGCCGGCGACCAGGACGAGGACCCAGGCCAGGGTGGACAGGGGCTTGTCGATGTCGGCGAGCGGCTTGGC harbors:
- a CDS encoding helix-turn-helix transcriptional regulator; its protein translation is MVNIRSLDPSASPLDYYGSELRRLREAAGLKQGQLGDIIFCAGSLIGQIETARKVPTRDFSERLDAALNTGGLFSRLVGLVLRSQLPTWFQPYAEMEAKAEYISTYQCQLVYGLLQTEAYARAVIGVEQPDTVDAPVAARIDRQRILSRGTPPVLWVVLDEAALHREIGGHAVMRNQLAHLLDLRDRQWVNIQVLPFAAGQHAGMMGSFTVLRFENDPDLHYSESYDSGHMTANPQVIRERSVGYARLQAEALSPGKSAALIARVMEERYGHHPEPDGRAVA
- a CDS encoding phosphatidylinositol-specific phospholipase C — translated: MGVGTGVDAGTGVDADTGTEARPGRGAGLGRRGFLAGAAAVGAGVALGAGAAPASASTRALSTRDWMSGLGDSTALQRMTIPGTHDSGATRGGLYVACQNTSVAEQLDSGIRFLDVRCRVTGGSFAIHHGAYYQNLMFGDVLAACWNFLAAHPSETVLMRLKQEYSEDSNATFRAVFDDYLDNRGWRPLFKIADALPTLGQARGKVLLLPDNGGLPGGLRYGDGNVFDIQDDYMAEPFAKRGKIENHFRRSVSQPGKFFMNYTSTAAALPPRWNSDRLNPQVHSFVDGSELAGRTGLGIVPMDFPNTRSGLVASLIRHN
- a CDS encoding 5'-nucleotidase C-terminal domain-containing protein encodes the protein MSATPQRHRRARRLTLTALAVTTAAGAMVAAALPAGAASGGGHGHDHGRTVDVQMLSFNDLHGTLEPPQGSSGTVTERQADGTTKAIPAGGVEYLATGLREARKGHPYSVTAAAGDMIGASPMVSGLFHDEPTIEALNGLDLDVSSVGNHEFDEGKTELRRMQYGGCHPVEGCFEYGKTFEGADFKYLAANVVDQKTKRPMMNPTFIWKKGDVKIGFIGVTLEGTPDVVTADGVKGLTFGDEVETINKYANELNRQGVKSIVALVHEGGLPASGAYNYDCDVPGAGAGISGAIVDIAKNVSPKVDALVTGHTHQAYACNIPDPAGNPRTVTSAASYGRLFTDTTLTYDRKTKDIVRTPVAPPKPVQKVVTRDVPKAPDLTELIQRWNALAAPIANRPMGWIAGDIAGRGSAEFEKPLGDVIADAQLEALAPAAKGGAQLAVMNPGGIRADLAYKAAGAEGDGVVTYGESYTVQPFTNMMNVVDLTGAQLVTMLQQQVSGTVNGPNPKILQVSKGFTYTLDTTKAGADRIVVDSVKLNGVALDPAKTYRVAMNEFLAGGGDGFTVLKEHKNKLVGASDLDVFNAYLAAHSTATAPLAVPAADRITVVK
- a CDS encoding HAMP domain-containing sensor histidine kinase, which codes for MSPAARFRGLPLRSRLALLVTVAVAVAVAAVAGVSWVMVRAQLSEQLDRSLMSTNAAVEVSRVIRDNRPCPEKAPTNQPGQTTQPGQEIAGNLNASVQIVTAEGIHCWVSGPATLPVTAIDKEIAAGTRDATLHDVTTADGVEMRVYTQPARVTANSPLFGISVAKPLADIDKPLSTLAWVLVLVAGIGVVGAGAAGLWVARTGLRPVDELTGAVEHIARTEDLTVRIPDEGDDEIARLSRSFNSMTAALASSQERQAQLIADAGHELRTPLTSLRTNIELLARSEQTGRAIPPEDRRELLASVKAQMTELASLIGDLQELSRPDAAAPGPLGVVALHDIAGAALSRARLRGPELKFVSDLAPWYVRGEAAALERAVVNVLDNAVKFSPPGGTVVVSLRSGELIVRDHGPGIPAEDLPHVFERFWRSPSARALPGSGLGLSIVARTVLRAGGTAELRAPARGGPGTEAVLRVPGAPTPPPPQTEPRTRPQPSVVPDQ
- a CDS encoding TetR/AcrR family transcriptional regulator, which gives rise to MGNREDLLAGARRCLEETGYLRTTVRDIATASKVSMAAIGYHFGSREVLLNQALFAAMDEWAAGSGRLAGQGDTARERYADTWDRKIRDFRETGWLWTASVEAFVHAQSSPELLAIIAEGQRHNRRMVAAQLRGVPQDEVAEEDVRALGSVHIALLTGVMVQVLTDPEHAPNGHEIAQGLRAMAELLES
- a CDS encoding DUF397 domain-containing protein encodes the protein MDTIQNLTGARWRKSSYSGSNGGECVECAPLGTAAWRKASYSGSNGGDCVEIAAQPCRIAVRDSKNPGGPAFTVGPAAFTAFVRAL
- a CDS encoding alpha/beta hydrolase, giving the protein MPKSWQADDRHTDQHNDQHTGESDAMRHELKIDDRTLSYLDFGGAGRPLLALHGGLSEGAHFTALAAALGDDWRVIAPDQRGHGDSDLASEYSRAGYVTDAAALLEHLDPGGPVPVLGFSLGGVNAYHLAAARPDLVSALVNVDAPVRSPREDGPSFWDFLHGLPYTAPTREELITALGPFGEGAGPFLRPLPGGSPRTESGGGTGWRLPFHPQATLATVAEGDGDRWDVWLASDCPALLIHGLRSDVLPAEQAEAMVSRRPGTSYVGLDTEHFVPFQDPEGFAAAVRGFLAGL